The Streptomyces pactum genome contains a region encoding:
- a CDS encoding MmcQ/YjbR family DNA-binding protein, giving the protein MTPGELRAFCLSFNAAVEDFPFDPEISVFKVLGKMFALPSLDGRPLTVNLKCDPDEAIRLRTAHPGLIVPGWHMNKRHWNTVTVDGGLPDRVVRELVEDSYDLVVAGLPRAERLRLDRS; this is encoded by the coding sequence ATGACCCCCGGGGAACTGCGCGCCTTCTGTCTGTCCTTCAACGCCGCGGTGGAGGACTTCCCCTTCGATCCGGAGATCTCGGTCTTCAAGGTGCTGGGGAAGATGTTCGCGCTGCCCTCGCTGGACGGGCGTCCCCTCACGGTCAACCTCAAGTGCGACCCGGACGAGGCGATCCGGCTGCGCACCGCCCACCCGGGCCTGATCGTCCCGGGCTGGCACATGAACAAGCGGCACTGGAACACGGTGACCGTGGACGGCGGGCTCCCGGACCGTGTCGTCCGGGAGCTCGTGGAGGACTCGTACGACCTGGTGGTCGCCGGCCTACCGCGCGCGGAGCGGCTCCGCCTCGACCGTTCCTGA
- a CDS encoding hemolysin family protein gives MSLPLLAGAVALVVIAWLAACAEAGLARVSSFRAEEAVRSGRRGAVRLAKVAADPTRYLNVALLVRVACEMSAAALVTYACLQEFDGTGEALVIAIAVMVLVSYVAVGVSPRTIGRQHPLNTATAAAYVLVPLARIMGPVPSLLILIGNALTPGKGFRRGPFASEAELRALVDYAEKESLIEAEERRMVHSVFELGDTLVREVMVPRTDLVVIERYKTIRQALTLALRSGFSRIPVTGDSEDDIVGIVYLKDLVRRTHISRDAESDLVSTAMRPAFFVPDTKNAGDLLREMQKERNHVAVVIDEYGGTAGIVTIEDILEEIVGEITDEYDRELPPVEELGEDRFRVTARLDIGDLGELYGLEEFDDEDVETVGGLLAKALGRVPIAGASSIVELPDGREVRLTAEAAAGRRNKIVTVLVEPVGAVEPAEEAASE, from the coding sequence ATGAGCCTCCCGCTACTGGCCGGTGCGGTCGCCCTGGTGGTGATCGCCTGGCTCGCCGCGTGCGCGGAGGCGGGGCTCGCCCGGGTCTCCAGCTTCCGCGCCGAGGAGGCGGTACGGTCCGGGCGGCGCGGCGCCGTGAGACTCGCCAAGGTCGCCGCCGACCCGACGCGCTATCTGAACGTGGCGCTGCTGGTCCGGGTCGCCTGCGAGATGTCGGCCGCCGCGCTGGTCACGTACGCCTGTCTGCAGGAGTTCGACGGCACCGGCGAGGCGCTGGTGATCGCCATCGCGGTCATGGTGCTCGTCTCGTACGTCGCCGTCGGGGTGTCCCCGCGCACCATCGGACGCCAGCACCCGCTGAACACGGCGACCGCGGCGGCGTACGTCCTGGTGCCACTGGCCCGGATCATGGGGCCCGTCCCGTCGCTGCTCATCCTCATCGGCAACGCCCTCACCCCCGGCAAGGGTTTCCGCCGGGGCCCCTTCGCCTCCGAGGCGGAGCTGCGCGCACTGGTCGACTACGCCGAGAAGGAGTCCCTGATCGAGGCCGAGGAGCGCCGCATGGTGCACTCGGTGTTCGAGCTGGGCGACACCCTGGTGCGGGAGGTCATGGTCCCGCGCACCGACCTCGTCGTCATCGAGCGCTACAAGACCATCCGGCAGGCGCTCACCCTCGCCCTGCGGTCCGGTTTCTCGCGGATCCCGGTCACCGGGGACAGCGAGGACGACATCGTCGGCATCGTGTACCTGAAGGACCTGGTCCGCCGGACGCACATCAGCCGGGACGCGGAGAGCGACCTGGTCTCCACGGCGATGCGCCCGGCGTTCTTCGTGCCGGACACCAAGAACGCCGGTGACCTGCTGCGCGAGATGCAGAAGGAGCGCAACCACGTCGCCGTCGTCATCGACGAGTACGGCGGCACGGCGGGCATCGTCACCATCGAGGACATCCTGGAGGAGATCGTCGGCGAGATCACCGACGAGTACGACCGTGAGCTCCCGCCGGTCGAGGAGCTGGGCGAGGACCGCTTCCGGGTCACCGCCCGCCTCGACATCGGCGACCTGGGCGAGCTGTACGGCCTGGAGGAGTTCGACGACGAGGACGTGGAGACGGTGGGCGGTCTGCTGGCGAAGGCGCTCGGCCGGGTGCCGATCGCCGGTGCCTCCTCGATCGTGGAGCTGCCCGACGGCCGCGAGGTGCGGCTGACGGCGGAGGCCGCGGCGGGCCGCCGGAACAAGATCGTGACGGTGCTGGTGGAGCCGGTGGGCGCGGTGGAACCGGCCGAGGAGGCCGCGTCGGAATGA
- the ybeY gene encoding rRNA maturation RNase YbeY produces MSIDVNNESGTEVDERAILDIARYALARMRIHPLSELSVIVVDADAMEQLHIQWMDLPGPTDVMSFPMDELRPPAKDVDEPPQGLLGDIVLCPEVAARQGTEAPTQHSMDEELQLLTVHGVLHLLGYDHEEPDEKAEMFGLQAAIVDGWRAEKGLTGPSPAPTVS; encoded by the coding sequence ATGTCGATCGACGTCAACAACGAGTCCGGAACCGAGGTCGACGAGCGGGCGATCCTCGACATCGCCCGCTACGCGCTCGCACGGATGCGCATCCACCCGCTCTCCGAGCTCTCGGTGATCGTCGTGGACGCCGACGCCATGGAGCAGCTCCACATCCAGTGGATGGACCTGCCGGGCCCGACGGATGTCATGTCCTTCCCGATGGACGAGCTGCGCCCGCCGGCGAAGGACGTGGACGAGCCGCCGCAGGGGCTGCTCGGCGACATCGTGCTCTGCCCGGAGGTCGCCGCCAGGCAGGGCACCGAGGCACCGACGCAGCACTCCATGGACGAGGAGCTCCAGCTCCTGACCGTCCACGGGGTGCTGCACCTGCTCGGCTACGACCACGAGGAGCCGGACGAGAAGGCCGAGATGTTCGGTCTGCAGGCCGCCATCGTGGACGGCTGGCGTGCGGAGAAGGGCCTGACCGGCCCGTCCCCGGCCCCGACCGTCTCATGA